From Synoicihabitans lomoniglobus, the proteins below share one genomic window:
- a CDS encoding PQQ-dependent sugar dehydrogenase → MLSYVRPGIWSLTTALCAAVLSAQNNPLPDPIVFGDITVEVEDWLTAPATNSGSPRARLSVMKPAYDGSERIFVCDLNGPMYAFNGDARTTYLDLTVELPNFINTPRLGTGFHSFAFHPQFATNGKFYTAHTEPAGSGVADFVNPIGETPAVQSVILEWTASNPLANTFSGTRREVMRIEYARFVHNVQDIAFNPFATADHEDYGLLYICVGDGEAVAGEAPTSAHRLDSVNGTLVRIDPLGTNATNGRYGVPATNPFVNDGDAATLGEIYAWGFRNPHRIAWDPANADRLFLFDIGERNGEEINLIQAGGDYGYSSREGTFVLQPEVDPDTVLPLPANDAEFGYIYPVAWYDHDEGRAIAGGQVYRGEKVPQLQGKLVFGDIVNGRVFYVDADSLTLGAQAEIKELRLTHNGTNRTLLQRVAASRTDLRFGTDEAGELYFTTKQDAKIRKVKANNLPEVGEGAIANIATRAYAGTADETLTGGFVIRDQPRRVLIRGVGPALAGFGVTGTMADPKISVIPSGGTTAIFANDNWGDSSQATEIASAAAALGAFGLADGSADAAIIATLSPGAYTVQLTGADGGSGVALIEVYEVR, encoded by the coding sequence GTGCTTTCCTACGTTCGCCCCGGTATTTGGTCTCTCACTACAGCGCTATGCGCTGCGGTTCTCTCCGCTCAAAACAATCCGCTGCCGGACCCCATCGTGTTTGGGGATATCACGGTCGAAGTGGAGGACTGGCTGACCGCTCCGGCGACGAACTCCGGTTCGCCGCGCGCGCGTTTGTCCGTGATGAAGCCGGCCTACGATGGCTCTGAGCGCATCTTCGTGTGCGACCTCAACGGCCCCATGTATGCCTTCAACGGCGATGCCCGCACGACGTATCTCGACCTCACGGTTGAGCTCCCCAATTTCATCAACACCCCGCGCCTGGGCACGGGGTTTCACTCGTTCGCCTTTCATCCGCAATTCGCGACGAACGGTAAGTTTTATACGGCGCATACGGAACCCGCCGGTTCGGGCGTGGCGGATTTCGTGAATCCGATCGGCGAGACTCCGGCCGTGCAAAGTGTCATCCTGGAGTGGACCGCGAGCAATCCGCTCGCGAACACCTTCAGTGGCACCCGTCGCGAAGTGATGCGCATCGAATACGCGCGGTTCGTGCACAACGTGCAGGACATCGCATTCAACCCGTTCGCCACCGCCGATCATGAGGATTACGGCCTGCTCTACATCTGTGTCGGCGACGGTGAAGCCGTGGCGGGCGAAGCGCCCACCTCGGCGCATCGGCTCGACAGCGTGAATGGCACGCTCGTGCGAATCGATCCCCTTGGCACCAACGCCACCAACGGTCGCTACGGGGTGCCCGCGACCAATCCGTTTGTGAACGACGGCGACGCGGCGACCCTCGGCGAAATCTACGCCTGGGGCTTCCGCAACCCGCATCGCATTGCCTGGGATCCGGCCAACGCGGACCGCCTGTTTTTGTTCGATATCGGCGAACGCAACGGGGAGGAGATCAACCTGATTCAAGCCGGGGGCGACTATGGCTACAGCAGTCGTGAAGGCACCTTTGTGCTGCAGCCGGAAGTCGATCCCGATACGGTGCTGCCACTCCCGGCCAACGACGCGGAGTTTGGTTATATTTACCCCGTGGCATGGTATGACCACGACGAGGGTCGGGCCATTGCCGGCGGCCAAGTCTATCGCGGGGAAAAAGTGCCGCAACTGCAGGGCAAGCTGGTCTTTGGCGATATCGTCAACGGACGTGTATTCTACGTCGATGCCGACAGTCTCACGCTTGGGGCCCAAGCCGAAATCAAAGAGCTCAGGCTCACCCACAATGGCACGAACCGCACGTTGTTGCAGCGGGTGGCCGCATCTCGCACGGATCTGCGTTTCGGCACCGACGAAGCCGGGGAACTGTATTTCACCACCAAGCAGGACGCCAAGATTCGTAAGGTGAAGGCGAATAACCTGCCCGAGGTCGGCGAGGGCGCCATCGCCAATATTGCGACCCGCGCCTATGCGGGAACCGCCGATGAAACCCTGACAGGTGGATTCGTCATTCGGGATCAGCCGCGCCGCGTCTTGATTCGCGGCGTGGGGCCGGCGCTGGCCGGCTTCGGCGTGACGGGAACGATGGCCGATCCCAAGATCTCGGTGATTCCCAGCGGAGGCACGACCGCCATCTTTGCCAACGACAATTGGGGCGATTCCAGCCAAGCCACTGAAATTGCATCCGCCGCTGCGGCGTTGGGGGCCTTCGGCCTCGCAGATGGAAGTGCCGACGCCGCGATCATCGCCACACTGAGTCCCGGTGCCTACACCGTGCAACTCACCGGTGCCGACGGCGGCTCGGGAGTCGCTCTGATCGAGGTCTACGAAGTGCGTTAG